Proteins encoded in a region of the Ziziphus jujuba cultivar Dongzao chromosome 3, ASM3175591v1 genome:
- the LOC107422152 gene encoding probable xyloglucan galactosyltransferase GT14, whose protein sequence is MAVGKFRYKIPFWLVLLSPFLLCLISFQLYYSAKSNENFTVTFLVHKFELPNSVDHKKPISFLRNFLGKQATPNITRNKSTEIDHHFGSCFGQYIYVHDLPSQFNEDLLKNCHNLEKWKDMCGYLSNNGFGTKLEDENSKRVLMENGWFLTHQYSSDVIFHERMKRYKCLTNDSSMASAIFVPFYAGLDIGQHLWGSNISTRDSSARKLVDWLSGKPEWKTMWGRDHFFVGGRVAWDLRRKTDEEADWGSKLMFLPESRNMTLLTMEASLWNNDKAIPFPTHFHPSEENQVLVWEKRMRKRKRKYLFSFAGAPRPKSGFSIRSELIKECESSLELCKFMPCGGSNRCDEPANVIGLYQESIFCLEPVGDSATRRSTFDSILAGCIPVFFHPGTAYSQYLWHLPKNYLKYSVYIPENDIRRKRVKVSERLLGISKDEAMAMREEVIKLIPSVIYGDWRSNMERTFDDAFDIAVKGLLERVEKVRKMMKEGMDLSEYYAEEYDWKF, encoded by the coding sequence ATGGCCGTTGGAAAATTCCGCTACAAAATTCCATTCTGGCTTGTCTTACTCTCTCCCTTTCTTTTATGCCTCATCTCGTTTCAACTCTATTACTCAGCTAAAAGCAATGAAAATTTTACAGTCACCTTTTTAGTCCACAAGTTTGAACTTCCAAACTCTGTGGATCATAAGAAACCAATTTCTTTTCTTAGAAATTTTCTGGGCAAACAAGCAACACCAAATATCACTAGGAACAAGAGTACGGAAATCGATCATCATTTTGGTTCGTGCTTCGGTCAATACATTTATGTCCATGACCTTCCAAGCCAATTCAATGAGGATTTGCTCAAGAATTGCCATAATCTTGAAAAATGGAAAGACATGTGTGGCTATCTATCCAACAATGGATTCGGAACCAAGCTTGAGGATGAAAATTCCAAAAGGGTTTTGATGGAAAATGGTTGGTTTCTAACCCACCAATATTCCTCAGATGTCATTTTCCATGAGAGGATGAAGAGGTACAAATGTTTAACCAATGATTCATCCATGGCTTCAGCAATCTTTGTCCCTTTCTATGCTGGCCTAGATATTGGTCAACACCTATGGGGCTCCAACATATCAACAAGAGATTCATCTGCTCGAAAACTCGTCGATTGGCTGTCGGGAAAACCCGAATGGAAAACAATGTGGGGGAGAGACCATTTCTTCGTTGGAGGAAGAGTTGCATGGGATCTGAGGAGAAAAACAGATGAGGAAGCCGATTGGGGTTCCAAGCTCATGTTCTTGCCAGAATCAAGAAATATGACCCTTTTGACAATGGAAGCGAGCTTGTGGAACAATGATAAAGCCATCCCATTCCCCACTCATTTCCATCCTTCAGAGGAAAACCAGGTGCTTGTTTGGGAAAAGAgaatgagaaagagaaaaagaaaatacttatTTTCTTTTGCAGGTGCACCAAGGCCTAAATCCGGGTTTTCAATCCGGAGTGAGCTGATCAAAGAGTGTGAATCTTCGTTGGAACTTTGCAAATTCATGCCATGTGGTGGATCCAATAGATGTGATGAGCCTGCCAATGTTATCGGATTGTATCAGGAATCAATTTTCTGCTTAGAACCAGTTGGTGATTCAGCTACAAGAAGGTCAACTTTTGATTCAATCTTGGCAGGTTGTATTCCAGTTTTTTTCCATCCAGGTACGGCTTATTCTCAATATTTGTGGCATTTaccaaagaattatctcaaatacTCAGTATACATACCAGAAAATGATATAAGAAGGAAAAGGGTCAAAGTGAGCGAGAGATTGCTTGGAATTTCCAAAGATGAAGCTATGGCAATGAGAGAGGAGGTGATAAAGTTGATTCCAAGTGTAATATATGGAGATTGGAGGTCTAATATGGAGAGGACATTTGATGATGCATTTGATATTGCTGTTAAAGGATTGCTAGAAAGAGTTGAAAAagtgaggaagatgatgaaagAAGGTATGGATCTTAGTGAATATTATGCGGAAGAATACGAttggaaattttga